A window of the Hordeum vulgare subsp. vulgare chromosome 5H, MorexV3_pseudomolecules_assembly, whole genome shotgun sequence genome harbors these coding sequences:
- the LOC123398844 gene encoding sigma intracellular receptor 2-like: MGVVSAVADAVVVLFSLTIAMAAPLIGAQSVLPRHLYPALLQDLKRWYAAEFDDYLMAEPPAFLRGIFWLEIAFLWPLSVATIYGVLARRRWAATTSLMAGVTTLTSMSAILGEMLGSGRATPRLLQLYAPYVVFAFIAILRGLCSCPAPPYPASSARKKRV; the protein is encoded by the exons ATGGGCGTCGTCTCAGCGGTGGCGGACGCTGTGGTCGTCCTCTTCTCCCTTACCATCGCAATGGCGGCCCCGCTGATCGGCGCCCAATCCGTCCTGCCGCGGCACCTCTACCCGGCGCTGCTGCAGGACCTCAAGCGGTGGTACGCCGCCGAGTTCGACGACTACCTCATGGCCGAGCCGCCGGCCTTCCTCCGCGGCATCTTCTGGCTCGAGATCGCCTTCCTCTGGCCGCTCTCCGTCGCCACCATCTACGGCGTCCTCGCCCGCCGCCGCtgggccgccaccacctccctcaTGGCCGGCGTCACCACCCTCACCTCCATG TCCGCAATACTTGGTGAGATGCTGGGCTCAGGAAGGGCAACACCGAGGCTGCTTCAGCTGTATGCTCCATACGTTGTGTTCGCCTTCATTGCGATTTTGCGCGGTCTCTGCTCGTGCCCGGCGCCGCCGTACCCTGCATCTTCTGCTCGGAAGAAGAGGGTCTAG